In a genomic window of Candidatus Margulisiibacteriota bacterium:
- a CDS encoding SDR family NAD(P)-dependent oxidoreductase, with translation MQTILVTGADGFIGSHLTEELVKQGHKVKAFAYYNSFNSWGWLDTLPKEIMKEVEVFTGDIRDPNGVREALKNIDEVYHLAALIAIPFSYHSPDSYVDTNIKGTLNVLQAARDLGTSRVLITSTSEVYGTAQYVPIDEKHPYQGQS, from the coding sequence ATGCAAACAATACTCGTAACAGGTGCCGATGGTTTTATTGGAAGTCACTTAACAGAAGAGCTAGTAAAACAAGGTCATAAGGTGAAAGCTTTTGCATATTATAATTCCTTTAACTCTTGGGGATGGTTAGATACATTACCTAAAGAAATTATGAAAGAAGTTGAAGTATTCACGGGTGATATAAGGGATCCTAATGGCGTAAGGGAAGCTTTGAAAAATATAGATGAAGTTTACCATCTAGCAGCACTTATCGCCATCCCCTTCAGCTACCATTCACCGGATTCTTATGTTGATACTAATATCAAAGGTACCCTGAATGTATTGCAAGCAGCGAGGGATTTAGGAACAAGTCGTGTGCTGATAACTTCTACATCAGAAGTCTACGGTACTGCTCAGTATGTGCCCATTGACGAGAAGCACCCATATCAGGGTCAATCAC